The Desulfovibrio psychrotolerans genomic interval GAAGAATTTCGGAAGAACCGCAACCCCTGCCAGCACAAACACCAGACCGCGCAGCGTTGCGGCAATAATCGAGCTTCTGGCATCTCCCAGTGCTGTGAAATAGGCGGTGATAAGCACATTAAGGCCGTTCATCAGGAACGCGAAGGCGTAGATAAAAAGGCCTGCCTCCGCAATGCCGAACGCGCTGGACTCGCGGCTGTCGAAGAACAGAAGAAGCACAGCATCGCCGAAGAGTTGCAGCACAATGAACACGCAGACGCCGATGCAGGTGTTCACCTTTGCGGCAAAGCGGAAAATTTGCCTCACCCGCGCGTGGTTCCGTGCGCCGTGGTTGAAGCTCAGCACAGGAATCAGCCCGTCAGAAATCCCCAGAAACAGCAGCACGCCGGTAAAGTTGATGTAGTTTATGGCGGTGAATGCCGCCACGCCATCCGCCCCCAGCATCCGTACCACCGTCAGGTTGATGATGAGAATGCTCACAGAAGCCGCAAAATCCGACATGCCTTCGGAAGAGCCGTTGTAAAGCGCATTGCGCAACAGCGGCAGGCGGAAGCGTCCCTTCAGCATGGAGAGGCGCTGCTTCCGGTTAAAGGTGATTCTGCCGGAAACCAAAAACCCGGTGCTGAAGGCAATGCCCGTGGCAATGCTGGCACCCATCGTGCCCCACCCAAGGCCGATCACAAAAATAAGGCTCAGCAGTATGTTCAGCACAACCGCAGAAGACATGATGGACATGGAAACCTTGGGGTAGCCCAGTGCCTTCAGCATGATGTCGGAATAGAAGCACAAAATCAGCGGAAGCGTAAAAGGCGCCAGTCCGTAAAGATAGCCCAGTGCGTGGGGCAGCAGCCGCTCGTCCGCGCCCATCAGCCGTGTGAGCGGTTCGGCAAGCAGTATCAGGAGCAGCGTTGTCAGCAGGCCCACCAGAACCAGCGTCCAGAACCCGGTGGTCATGGCATCCTGAGAACGTGCAATATTCTGCTCACCCAGCCCCAGACTCACAAGGGTCTGGCTGCCAACGCCCACAACAAGTGCAACCACCAGCATAATGTTGAAGAGCGGCAGAATAATGTTTATGCCGCCCATGGCGTCCGGGCCTATATGGTTGCCCACAATTACGCCATCAACAATATTCTGAATGCCGAAGAATACAACAGTAACCACGCTTGGCAGCGCGTATTTACAAAAGAGCCTGCTTACAGGGCCTTGTTCCAGCAGATGTCTGTCGTCCAGTGTGCTTTTCATGGTAAGGTACAGCGCATGTTTTGCGAACATGTGCGCAGAAGGTATGATCAAAGCGGCGGAAGTTTATGAGGTGCGCGCGGTAACGCGGTTGCTTTGATCTGGTTTTGTCTGGCAGGCTTGCGTGCCTGATGAAGGTCTGCATGTGCGGCAGCAGTGTGCAGCGGGCAGGTAGGTAAGCGCGTATAATCGTCAGCCATATATGTCAAGTGGCTGCAGGTATGTATGAATACCGATGCCGGTTGGTGGCGTAACGTTCAAAAGCAAAAACAATAGGGGCCGCTTAGGACCCCGTTTTCATGTTCGGCCCATTGTCACCAATCCCTCACTCCCCTGTTACGTCCACCCGACCAAGGCCGCAAGCTTGGCAAGCACGTCGTCAACAACATCTTGCGGGGCTTTGCCCGCCAGCTTGAACATTCGTGCCTTAAGGTCAAGGCATTTAACCTGATCAGAAAGAATTACCCCCGAAATAGCACACCCGGCAGGGAGCGTTACTTCAAAGGGGTAGTTTTTTTTGTGGCTCGTCACCGGCACAACAAGTGCCAAGCCTGTTGCCGCTAAGTAGGCTGCTTCGCTTATCACCAGCGCGGGGCGATGCCCTGCCTGTTCGTGTCCTGCTTGCAGGTCAAAGTTAACCCAGATAAGCGACCCTTTCTCCAGAGGCGTTACCAAACCTCGCCTCCTGTTTCCGGCCCCCAATCAACAGCCGAGTGTTGATTCTCCGGCGTGATCTGCGTAAGCAGCTCCCCAAGGTCATACCGCTTCGCAGGAGACCGGCGACGCACCACAAGCTCATTCTCGCGGGAAAAGACTTCAATAAGGGCGCCCTCATCCAGTCCTATCTCGGTCGCGAGGTGCTTGGGAATGCGAATGCCAAGGCTGTTACCCCATTTGGCAAGCTTGGTAGTTGTGTGCATGGGTTCCCTCTCAGGTCATGGAATAGGTGTAGCGCGTGTATATACTATGTATATACACGAATCTGTCGTGTCAAGCAGATGAAGGTCCCCTCATCCCTGAACACGTTCCCATTCTTCCCGCGCTATCCGGCAGCCGCTCCGCGCACCATGCCGTACCGGCAACATCCGCTCCGGCAGGCGGCGTCTTCCGCCTTCCCTCCTGCCCGTAATGAACAGCCTGTCAGCGGATGTACGAGCAGCAGTAGTCCACAAGGGTTTCCACCACCAGCTTGAACCGTATTCCGGCGGGAACGTCAAAGCTCTCGCCCGCCGTTACGGTGCGCCATTCGGCTCCGGGCAGCAGCACCTTGAGCGTGCCCTGCATTATCTCCATCACCTCAGCCGCATCAGTGCCAAACTCGTACTCGCCGGGCAGCATAATTCCCAGCGTTTTGAAAGAACCGTCCGGGAACACTATCTTGCGGCTTGTAACCTTGCCTTCAAAATAAACGTTCGCCTGTTTAAGAACAGTCACATCGGCAAATTGAGACATGGAGCCTCCCACGGGCATGGTTTCACGTTCGGTTGCAAAGGGCTGCCGCAGGCACCGGCACAGCTATTCCACGGTAACGCTCTTTGCAAGGTTGCGGGGCTGGTCCACGTCCTTGCCCAGATAATCCGCCGCCTCATAACTGAAGAGCTGCAAGGCGGGCAGGGCAAGGAAGGAGCCGAGCGGGCCCCATGCTTCCGGGATAATCCATGTGTGGTCCACATTCAGGTCGTGTCCGGGGTTGGCAAGGGCAATGATCTTGCCCGAGCGTGCCTGCACCTCTTCCAGATTGGATTTAACCTTGGAATACAGGCCGTCGCTCAGCGCCAGCGCAAAGGTGGGGAAGGCCGGGTCTATAAGCGCAATGGGGCCGTGCTTCATCTCGCCGGAGGCATAGCCTTCCGCATGGATGTAAGAGATTTCCTTGAGCTTCAGCGCGCCTTCCAGCGCCAGCGGGTAGCACTGTCCGCGACCAAGGAAGAAGAAGCTGCGGGCAGAGGAGTACTGGCGGGCAATGCTCTGCGCCTCAGAGCGCATGCGGGGCAGTTCCATTTCCAACTGGCCGGGAAGTTTGGAAAGGCCCGTCACGGCGTTCTGGAGAATGTCGTCCGCAAGGCATCCCTTGCGCTTGCCCCATGCCAGTGCCATGAGGGTGAGCACGGTCATCTGCGAGCACATGGCCTTGGTGGAGGCTACAGAAATTTCCGGCCCGGCCTGCGTGTAAATAACCGTATCGGATTCCCGCGCGATAGAAGACCCCACCACGTTGCACAGGCCTATAACCCGTATGCCGCGCTCGCGCGCAATGCGCAGCCCGGCAAGCGTATCTGCCGTTTCGCCGGACTGGCTGATGACAAGAATAACGTCATCCGGGTCAAGAATGGGATTGCGGTAGCGGAACTCCGAGGCAATTTCCACATTCACGGGAATCTGCGCCCAGTTTTCCAGCAGATGGCGGCCCCACATGCCCGCATGGTAGCTGGTGCCGCAGGCCACAATATGCAGGCGGCGCGGCACGGGCAGGGCATCCAGTTCCGGCAGCGAAACTTCCTTGCGCTGCCAGTCCACGCGGCCCGTCATGCAGTCGGTGATAACGCGGGGCTGCTCAAAAATCTCCTTGAGCATAAAGTGCTTGTAGCCCCCTTTCTGGGCGGCCTGCACGTCCCACTGGATGTGGTGCACCTGTTTTTCAATGGGTTCCAGCGTCTTTACGTCCAGCACCTGCCAGCTGTTGGCCTCTATGCGGGCCATTTCGCCGTTTTCAAGGAACACGGCATCGCGGGTGTAGGGCAAAAAGGCGGGAATGTCCGAGGCCACAAAGTTTTCACCCTGTCCCACCCCCAGCACAAACGGGCTGGAAAGGCGCGCGCCAAATATAACACCGGGCATGTCCAGTGCGTAAACCACCACGGCATACGCTCCTTCCACCCTTTGGAGCGCCCAGCTTATACCCTTGTCCAGCGCGCCTGTCTGCTTGCGTCCTTCCGCAATAAGGTTGGCAAGCACCTCGGTGTCTGTTTCCGAGCAGAAGGTGTAGCCCAGCGCCTTCAGTTCGTTCTTGAGCGGCTGGTAATTTTCAATGATGCCGTTATGGATGATGGCCAGCGAACCATCGCTGCACATGTGCGGGTGCGCGTTGCGTTCCACGGGGATACCATGGGTGGCCCAGCGGGTGTGCCCCATGCCGGAGGTGGCAATGGAAACGTTCATGCCCATCAGCTTGTTTTCCAGATTGGCAAGCTTGCCTTCCGCCCGGACCGTGACAAGGTCCTTGTGCTGGATAAAGGCCACGCCTGCGGAGTCGTATCCGCGGTATTCAAGGCTGCGCAGCCCTTCTATTATGAGCGGAACAGCGGGCCTGTGGCCGGTATAACCAATGATGCCACACATATGTATGCTCCTTAAGGTGCCGCAGGGGCACCGTGCGTATAGGCTAAAGAAACTGTCTAGCTGTTTTACCCGTGCTGCGCAAGAAGGCGTGAGGCTGGCACGGGTTGTAGCGCACATGATATTCCGCGCTGCGGCGCAAAGAATCATTGCCTTTGCCTGTGCGAATCCTCATATTTCGTAGTAGGTGGAAGAGCCTCTTTTGACGAGGGAGGTGGGCTATGGGATACCGAGTGCCGGAATACCCGGAACACCAGACAGAACAGACACGGCAGGGGCTCACGGCGTGGGGCCGCGACTTTATGGTGCTGCGGCAGGGAGACCTTGCCGTGGAGGCCATGGACAGGGCCATTGCCAAGGCAGGCGTGAGCCGCTGTTACCCTTACCGTGACAGGTGGAAGTGGCTGCGGCGGCTGTATTTGCAGGGGCGCGCCTCTCCCGCGCTGCTCAGGGCATTTACCGCGCGCCTTTCGCGCCACACGCCCCAGTCGCTCAGAACACTCATGGACCTGCACCTGCGCTCCGGGGTGGACCTTGTCTGCCCGGTCATGGATGAGCGGGGCTGTTTTGATATCTGATGCTGCCCGCGGCACGCCCGCGCGTCTCCCTGAACAGGGGGCGCGGTACGGCACGGAATGCGCTGTGTTTTTAGGTTTGGAGGTACCGGAGTTGTTCAGCGCCGGAAACGGCATGGTTGCCCTGCTGTTCTGACGGAAAATTTTGCACTGCGGGCTGCCCCTGCGCGCAGCCCGGTCACACCCTGCGGTCCGCCGCACGGCAGTAAGCCCGCTGCCGTGTGCGCGGGCCGCTGTTATTGCGCTGCCCCTGCGCACAGGCGTGACATTACCGGGGGCTGTTGTGGAGCGGGGCGGAGCAGGCTATAGTGCGCGGAGCATATCAAGGAGTGCAGACCATATGAAACATACCATCTCCGCGCTGGTGAAGAATCGTTTCGGCGCTGTTGCCGAAGTAACGGATGTTTTCCGCAGGCACCGGGTGAACTTCAAGTCCATTTCCTGTGCCGAGACGGAAGAGTTTGACGTCTCCCGCCTCGTCATAACGGTAGAGAACCATGACGACCAGATAGGAGCCGTGCTGGAAGAGCTGAAGACGCTGGATTCCATAGCGGAACTGGATGACCTGTCTCGCAAGGAGTTTGTGGACAGGGAGATGGCCCTCATCAAGGTGGGATTCACGCGGGAAAGCATGGCGCAGGTCATGCAGATATTTGAGGTTTTTCGCGCCAACGTGGTAGGCATGGGGCAGGAAACCATCAGCGTGGAGATAACCGGCGACGAAGACAAGGTGGACGGGCTTATCAAGATGCTCCGGCCCCACGGCATACGCAGCCTGTGCCGCACAGGCGTGGTTGCCCTGAAGCGTGGCGATGAGTGACGGCGGAGCGCGCATGACCATACGAACTCTGGAAGGGCTGGTGGAGCGGGTGCTGGGCATGCCCGGTGTCCCGCGGCTGGCGGTGGCCTCCTGCGCCGAGGACTTTGTCATTCAGGCTTGCCTTGCCGCTCATGAACGGGGACTGGCAGAGCCCATTTTCGTGGGCGACAGGGAGCAGACGGCGCGTGTGTCGGAACGGCTGGGCGCGGACCTTGCCCCCTTCGAATTCCACCACGCCCCGGAGCCTGCCGCAGCGGTGGAGCAGTGCATACGCCTGTACCGCGCGGGCGATGCCGGAGCCATCATGAAAGGCAAGGTGAGCACCGATGTGCTGCTGCGCGGCGTGCTGAACAAGGAAACCGGCGTGCCGCCCGCAGGGGTGCTTTCGCACGTGGGCGTGTTTGGCGCCCCCGGACAGGACAGGCTGATGATTCTGACCGATGCGGGCATCAACATTTCCCCCAACCTGCAACGTAAGGCCGATATCGTGCGCAACGCGCTGGCGGTGGCGCGGGCGCTGGGCATTTCCGCCCCCCGCGTGGCCATGCTCGCGGCCACGGAAAAAGTCATTTACCCCGCCATGCCCGCCACGCTGGATGCCCAGATGGTCGCGCGCATGGGTGAGCAGGGCGAGTTCGGAGATGCGCAGGTGGCCGGGCCGTTTGCGCTGGACCTTGCCGTTTCCGCCCGTGCGGTGGAATGCAAGGGCGTGGACAACCCCGTGGCGGGGCGGGCGGATATTCTGGTCGCCCCGGACATAGAGAGCGGTAACATTCTGTACAAGGCGCTCACCTCCATGATGAACGTGGACATGGCGGGCATCGTGGCGGGCAGCCGTGTGCCCATTGTGCTGCCTTCGCGCGGAGATACGGACAGGACCAAGTTCTTTTCCATAGCCCTTGCCACGCTCATGGCCGCTGCTGCGGGAAACAGCGTGTGTGCCGGCCAGAATGATTCCGGCCAGACTGTTTCCGGCCAGATAGCTTCCGGCCAAACAGCTTCTGACCAGACTGCTTCCGGCGGGAGAGAAACATGACACCTGCCCACCAGAGCATCCCCCCCCATGCAGGCGAACGGGCGCAACAGGCCGGTGCCGCTCAGCAAGTCCGCAATCAGGGCCTGCACATTCTGGCCATAAACCCCGGTTCCACCTCCACCAAGGTTGCCCTGTACGATGCGGAGACCGAACTTTTTTCGCATACGGTGGAGCACGACAAGGCAACGCTGCGCCGGTACGAAAGCGTGGCGGAGCAACTGCCCCTGCGCCGTGCCGCCATCGTGGATGCGCTGGAATCGCATGGCTACGGCACTGCGCCCCTTGCCGCCGTGGTGGGACGCGGCGGACTGCTGGCCCCCATGCGCGGCGGTGCGTGGCGGGTCACGCAGCCCATGCTGGACGACCTTGCCTGCGCGCGGCACGGCGAGCACCCGTGCAATCTGGGCGCTCCGCTGGCAAGGGAATTTGCTCTGCTCCACGGGGTGGAGGCCATAATCGTGGACCCGGTGGTCACCGATGAACTGGACCCCGTGGCCCGCATATCGGGCCTGCCGGAACTGCCCCGACGCAGCGTCTTTCATGCGCTTTCGCAGCGCGCGGCGGCGCGCACCGCTGCCCGGCGGCTGGGCATTGCCTATGAGGCGGGCAAGTTTCTGGTCTGCCACATGGGCGGCGGCATATCCGTTGCCGCGCACCGGCACGGGCGCATCTGCGATGTGGTGAACGCGCTGGACGGCGACGGGCCTTTTTCACCGGAAAGAACAGGCAGGCTCACCGCGCTGGGTGTGCTGCAACTGGTGCACGAAGGCACCTATACCTTCGAGGCGTTGCGGCGCGTGATTCTCAAAGAGGGCGGGCTGTGGGCGCATCTGGGCACCAACGACCTGCGCGAGGTGGAGCGGCGCATGGAAGCCGGAGATACCGCAGCGGCAGAGGTTTTTGAGGCCATGGCCTATGCCATTGCCAAGGAACTGGTCTCGCTTGCCCCTGCCCTGCTCGACGGGGTGGAGAACAGCCGGGGACAGGGCGGCGTGGACGCTGTTGTCATAACAGGCGGCATGGCCCGCAGCGTGCGGCTGGTGGAACGGCTGCGCAGGCGGGCGGGGTTTGTCGCGCCCTTTGTGGTGCTGCCGGACGTGGAAGAAATGCAGGCACTTGCGGCGGGAGCCCTGCGCGTGCTGCGGGGTGAGGAAGTGCCCCGCGAATACACGGGAACAGGGCAGGATTTGTTGTAGTGTTGCGTGTATGCACCTGCGCGTTTGCATTTTGCGGCCCGAAGGTGCACTATGCTGCTGGCGCTGCCCGGCGTGCGGATGCAACCATATCCGCCTGCCGTATGACGTTGCCCGTTACGAGGCGCGCAACCGGCTGTGCCGCAACGTTTTTACCACAACGAGGCATCCATGGCATCATCCAAAGACCTGATATTGGAGAATTCCAAGCAACTTTTCGCGGAGAACGGGTTCAAGGGAACCACCATCGCGCAGATAGCCAAAACGTCCATGGTGACGGATGCGGCGATATACAGGCATTACAAGTCCAAACAGCAGATTTTCGACGTGATTGTCGAGAATTTCATGGCAGATTACAGAGATCTGCTGAGCCAGATAAGAGAACGGCAGAAGTCCGGATATTGTCTCATAGAGACGCTCATCCTTGATCTGTGCGGATTTGTGGATGGCCGGAACACCGAGTTCAAGGTGCTTCTCAACACCTATACCACCATAGAAAGCGCCCGCAGGGCTATGCAGGATTTTTACGATTTCCTTGCGGAAACAGTGGTGGCCTGCCTCAAGCGGGGCATTCAGGACGGCACCGTGCGTGAAGATGTGCCCGTGCCGGAAACGGCGCTGGTCATCGCCACCCTGCTTGTGGGCGTGAACCGCCGCAGGCTGTTCGGCCCGGACGCTCCGGGCGTGGAAAACATGTCCAAGGATACCGTGGCGTTCTGTCAGCGGGCCATTAAGAGTTTTTAGGGCATGTCCGGGTGGAGCGGGCACATGCCTGTTTCCGTTCACACGGTCAGTATTCTATGGTACCGGCGTTTTTGTTACTGTTTTGCGCCCCCGTTGTCATGCGGGGGCGCTTTGTTTGGGCGAGGGTTTTTGTACGGGGCGCGGCGTTTGCGTGGGGTATATTCCGGCATCCCGCCGTTCTGGACACCGCCGTGCGCAGAAGCTAAGCTGCACTCGTTTCAGAAATCGGGGTCCGGCCCCGGAAATGCTCCGTGAGGTGTTTTTTGCAACAGGCTCCCCTCTGGCAGCGCAGACCCGCACTGGTCGCCGCCGCCATCATATTTCTCACCACCGCCGTGCGCCTGTGGTTTGTGGCCAGCGAACAGCTCGACCTCGTGCAGGACGAGGCCCAGTACTGGGACTGGACCCGCAGGTTGCAGCTTTCATACTACTCCAAGGGGCCGCTCATCGCGTGGGTTATCAAGCTGTGGACAGGCGTGTTCGGCGATACAGGGCTCGGCGTGCGTTTCGGCGCGGTGCTGCATTCCTGCCTTGCCCAGATGGTGCTCTATTTCGGCGTGGCGCGGCTCATGCGCATGCCCACGGTGGCGCTCTGGACGCTGGTTATCGCCAACACAACGCCCCTGTTCATGGTTTCCGGCATACTCATGACCACAGACAGCCCCCTGCTGCTGTGCTGGGCCGTTGCGCTGTTTTCGCTCTACTGGGCGGGCGAGCGTGAAGATGCGCCCCTGCCGTATGTGCTGCTGGCTGTTTCCATGGCACTGGGATTGCTGGCCAAATATATGATGCTGGCCATGTTCGGCGTGGCCGTGCTGTATATGGCGGGCCTGTACAGACACCGCATGCTCTCGCGGCGGTTTGCCCTGCGTGCGCTTACGGCCATGGCTGTGGGAGCCGCCGCAGGATTTGTGCCCATTCTCATCTGGAACATGCAGCATGACTGGGTGGGCTTCAAACATGTGGGAACACTGGCGGGGGTAACCTCTTCCAAACCGAAGCCGCTTATCCGGTTCGACAGGTTCCCGGAATATTTCGGGGCGCAGGTGGGGCTTATCACGCCGTGGTGGTTTGTCTTCATGCTGGCCGGGGCGTGGCGCGCGCTTTCCTTCTGGCGGAGCGGTTCGGCTCCTGTGGCCGTGCGCGAAGATCTGGCTCATGTGCGTCGCAGCCTGCTGCTGGCGGCCGGGTTCTGGATGCTGTGGCTGTTTTTCATTGTCTGGAGCTTCCATACCCGCATCTACCCCAACTGGTCGGCCATGAGCTATGTGGCGGGAATTATCCTTGCCGCCATGGCGGTAGACAGGGGAACGCTCATGGTCCGGCGTGCGGCGGTTACGGCGCGGGGCAGGCGGTTTGCGTGGCGTCCGGTCTGGGTGGGGCTTGGCATGGCCGTTTTTCTGCTGGTGCATGGTCTTACCTATCTGCCTCTGCCGGAAAAGCTTAACCCGGCGGTGCGGCTCATGGGCTGGCACGATCTGGGCAACAAGCTGGGCGAGGTGCAGCGCAGCCTGCCGGACCCGGACAAGGTGTTCTTTTTTTCCAGTGCCTACGATGTAACGGCCTCTCTGGCGTATTACGCGCCGGGGAAGCCATATACGTATTGCGTGGATTTCGGCCGCCGCATGAGTCAGTACGACCTGTGGCCCGGACCGCAGGACAAGGTGGGCTGGGACGCCGTGTACGTGGGCAAGGAGAATCCGCCCGTGCCGCCCGGCCTTGCGGCGATGTTTGAGGAATCCTCGTATATCAGGTATGAGACAACGCACAGGGGCAGGAAGGGGCGTACCTTCTACATAGTGACCCTGCGTAATTTTAACGGGCACTGGCCGCGCCAGAGCTTCGGAGTGTATTGATGTGAGCCAGCCGCACACCGGAGGCGACCCCCACGTCTGCGCCCGCTGCGCCACGCAGGGGCCCACCTGCTGTTATGTGGAGCCGGGAAACGAGGAGTTCTGCTTTCCGCTCTCCCGCTCCGAATGGTCGCGGATAGTGGACTACTGCCGGGAAGAGGGTGGATTTGCCGAGCAGCGCAACACCCGTCCGTTTCTGGATACCATGCGCCGTCTGTTTCCCCTGCGGGAAAAGCGGGTGGAGGAACTCTTCCCGCCTCAGGGAACCCATCTGCGGCTGGCTTCCGATGCACGGGGGCAGTGCGTGTTTCTTACTTCAGCCGGGTGCCGCCTGCCCCGCGAGGTGCGCCCGTGGTTCTGCCTGCTGTTTCCCTTCTGGGTACGCGGAGAAATGCTGACCATGTTCACCGCATCGGGGTGTCTGGTGTGCCGGGAAACCGCCACCGTGCCGGAATCTCTTGCCCTGCTCGGCGTGTCGGCAAAAGAAGTGCGCCATATCTTCGGCAGGCTGTTGCTGGCATGGGGGCTGGAACCGGACGAGGGAGATTGCGGAAAGTAAGGCGAATGGCACTATCCCCCCTGCTTCGTTATGTCCGCCCGGTGCCGGTCGCGACAGCATCGTGCCGGGAAACGTGGCCGGATAGAGGTGTTCGATTCCTGTTGCCTTGTTCGCGCTCAGGGACTACTAGGGGCAACGAAAGGACTGCATAGAACCTTGCACGGCAAATGTCCGGTCAGGCAGTGGGAAGCGTATCCCCTGCGCCGCCGTGAAACATCGAAGCCGTGAACATGCTCATGCTCCCGCAGCCGTAAAGGGCTATGCGTGTGCATTGATGGTACAAATTCCCGCGAAAACGGCATTGTGCAGCGGGCGAAAACAGACGATTACTCTGCAGAGAGTGGAATATGAAGAAGTTTTTCCTGTATGGCATCATTATGATGATGCTGTGCGTTGCCTTGGGCGCGCTGGGACTTTCCGGCATATACTGGTGGGCCTCCAAGGACCTTCCCGGATTTACCAAGATTGCGGACTACCGCCCCCCGCTGGTGACCACCGTATATGCGCGAGATGGCGCGGTGCTGGGGTATTTCTACCGCGAAAAGCGGTTTCTCGTCTCTCTGAACG includes:
- the ilvN gene encoding acetolactate synthase small subunit; the protein is MKHTISALVKNRFGAVAEVTDVFRRHRVNFKSISCAETEEFDVSRLVITVENHDDQIGAVLEELKTLDSIAELDDLSRKEFVDREMALIKVGFTRESMAQVMQIFEVFRANVVGMGQETISVEITGDEDKVDGLIKMLRPHGIRSLCRTGVVALKRGDE
- a CDS encoding MATE family efflux transporter, whose protein sequence is MKSTLDDRHLLEQGPVSRLFCKYALPSVVTVVFFGIQNIVDGVIVGNHIGPDAMGGINIILPLFNIMLVVALVVGVGSQTLVSLGLGEQNIARSQDAMTTGFWTLVLVGLLTTLLLILLAEPLTRLMGADERLLPHALGYLYGLAPFTLPLILCFYSDIMLKALGYPKVSMSIMSSAVVLNILLSLIFVIGLGWGTMGASIATGIAFSTGFLVSGRITFNRKQRLSMLKGRFRLPLLRNALYNGSSEGMSDFAASVSILIINLTVVRMLGADGVAAFTAINYINFTGVLLFLGISDGLIPVLSFNHGARNHARVRQIFRFAAKVNTCIGVCVFIVLQLFGDAVLLLFFDSRESSAFGIAEAGLFIYAFAFLMNGLNVLITAYFTALGDARSSIIAATLRGLVFVLAGVAVLPKFFGISGVWMAIPLAELLALGVASFLVVRANRTLLKPADD
- a CDS encoding bifunctional enoyl-CoA hydratase/phosphate acetyltransferase, which encodes MTIRTLEGLVERVLGMPGVPRLAVASCAEDFVIQACLAAHERGLAEPIFVGDREQTARVSERLGADLAPFEFHHAPEPAAAVEQCIRLYRAGDAGAIMKGKVSTDVLLRGVLNKETGVPPAGVLSHVGVFGAPGQDRLMILTDAGINISPNLQRKADIVRNALAVARALGISAPRVAMLAATEKVIYPAMPATLDAQMVARMGEQGEFGDAQVAGPFALDLAVSARAVECKGVDNPVAGRADILVAPDIESGNILYKALTSMMNVDMAGIVAGSRVPIVLPSRGDTDRTKFFSIALATLMAAAAGNSVCAGQNDSGQTVSGQIASGQTASDQTASGGRET
- a CDS encoding zinc/iron-chelating domain-containing protein, which gives rise to MSQPHTGGDPHVCARCATQGPTCCYVEPGNEEFCFPLSRSEWSRIVDYCREEGGFAEQRNTRPFLDTMRRLFPLREKRVEELFPPQGTHLRLASDARGQCVFLTSAGCRLPREVRPWFCLLFPFWVRGEMLTMFTASGCLVCRETATVPESLALLGVSAKEVRHIFGRLLLAWGLEPDEGDCGK
- a CDS encoding glycosyltransferase family 39 protein — its product is MRCFLQQAPLWQRRPALVAAAIIFLTTAVRLWFVASEQLDLVQDEAQYWDWTRRLQLSYYSKGPLIAWVIKLWTGVFGDTGLGVRFGAVLHSCLAQMVLYFGVARLMRMPTVALWTLVIANTTPLFMVSGILMTTDSPLLLCWAVALFSLYWAGEREDAPLPYVLLAVSMALGLLAKYMMLAMFGVAVLYMAGLYRHRMLSRRFALRALTAMAVGAAAGFVPILIWNMQHDWVGFKHVGTLAGVTSSKPKPLIRFDRFPEYFGAQVGLITPWWFVFMLAGAWRALSFWRSGSAPVAVREDLAHVRRSLLLAAGFWMLWLFFIVWSFHTRIYPNWSAMSYVAGIILAAMAVDRGTLMVRRAAVTARGRRFAWRPVWVGLGMAVFLLVHGLTYLPLPEKLNPAVRLMGWHDLGNKLGEVQRSLPDPDKVFFFSSAYDVTASLAYYAPGKPYTYCVDFGRRMSQYDLWPGPQDKVGWDAVYVGKENPPVPPGLAAMFEESSYIRYETTHRGRKGRTFYIVTLRNFNGHWPRQSFGVY
- the ppnP gene encoding pyrimidine/purine nucleoside phosphorylase; translation: MSQFADVTVLKQANVYFEGKVTSRKIVFPDGSFKTLGIMLPGEYEFGTDAAEVMEIMQGTLKVLLPGAEWRTVTAGESFDVPAGIRFKLVVETLVDYCCSYIR
- a CDS encoding AbrB/MazE/SpoVT family DNA-binding domain-containing protein, translated to MHTTTKLAKWGNSLGIRIPKHLATEIGLDEGALIEVFSRENELVVRRRSPAKRYDLGELLTQITPENQHSAVDWGPETGGEVW
- a CDS encoding type II toxin-antitoxin system PemK/MazF family toxin, whose amino-acid sequence is MVTPLEKGSLIWVNFDLQAGHEQAGHRPALVISEAAYLAATGLALVVPVTSHKKNYPFEVTLPAGCAISGVILSDQVKCLDLKARMFKLAGKAPQDVVDDVLAKLAALVGWT
- a CDS encoding TetR/AcrR family transcriptional regulator translates to MASSKDLILENSKQLFAENGFKGTTIAQIAKTSMVTDAAIYRHYKSKQQIFDVIVENFMADYRDLLSQIRERQKSGYCLIETLILDLCGFVDGRNTEFKVLLNTYTTIESARRAMQDFYDFLAETVVACLKRGIQDGTVREDVPVPETALVIATLLVGVNRRRLFGPDAPGVENMSKDTVAFCQRAIKSF
- the buk gene encoding butyrate kinase; this translates as MTPAHQSIPPHAGERAQQAGAAQQVRNQGLHILAINPGSTSTKVALYDAETELFSHTVEHDKATLRRYESVAEQLPLRRAAIVDALESHGYGTAPLAAVVGRGGLLAPMRGGAWRVTQPMLDDLACARHGEHPCNLGAPLAREFALLHGVEAIIVDPVVTDELDPVARISGLPELPRRSVFHALSQRAAARTAARRLGIAYEAGKFLVCHMGGGISVAAHRHGRICDVVNALDGDGPFSPERTGRLTALGVLQLVHEGTYTFEALRRVILKEGGLWAHLGTNDLREVERRMEAGDTAAAEVFEAMAYAIAKELVSLAPALLDGVENSRGQGGVDAVVITGGMARSVRLVERLRRRAGFVAPFVVLPDVEEMQALAAGALRVLRGEEVPREYTGTGQDLL
- the glmS gene encoding glutamine--fructose-6-phosphate transaminase (isomerizing), translating into MCGIIGYTGHRPAVPLIIEGLRSLEYRGYDSAGVAFIQHKDLVTVRAEGKLANLENKLMGMNVSIATSGMGHTRWATHGIPVERNAHPHMCSDGSLAIIHNGIIENYQPLKNELKALGYTFCSETDTEVLANLIAEGRKQTGALDKGISWALQRVEGAYAVVVYALDMPGVIFGARLSSPFVLGVGQGENFVASDIPAFLPYTRDAVFLENGEMARIEANSWQVLDVKTLEPIEKQVHHIQWDVQAAQKGGYKHFMLKEIFEQPRVITDCMTGRVDWQRKEVSLPELDALPVPRRLHIVACGTSYHAGMWGRHLLENWAQIPVNVEIASEFRYRNPILDPDDVILVISQSGETADTLAGLRIARERGIRVIGLCNVVGSSIARESDTVIYTQAGPEISVASTKAMCSQMTVLTLMALAWGKRKGCLADDILQNAVTGLSKLPGQLEMELPRMRSEAQSIARQYSSARSFFFLGRGQCYPLALEGALKLKEISYIHAEGYASGEMKHGPIALIDPAFPTFALALSDGLYSKVKSNLEEVQARSGKIIALANPGHDLNVDHTWIIPEAWGPLGSFLALPALQLFSYEAADYLGKDVDQPRNLAKSVTVE